In Helicobacter anatolicus, the sequence TGATTCTGCACTTTTAGATGAAGATAGAAAAAAAGAAATTTTAGGACAACTTTATATTATGATGAGTGAAAATGGCTATTTAAGAACAATTAGAAATGGTGAGAAAGAGTGAATTGTGAGCATTTTGAGATTTGCGGAGGCTGTCAAGTCAAAGAGGACTATATAACACAATTACAGCAAAAATCACAAAAATTTAAAGAACTTTTTGGCTTTTTTCCTGATGAGGTTTTTAGCTCTCCAGAGACGGGATTTCGTGCGCGTGCAGAATTTAGATTACATAGAGAAAAATTATCCAATGGAGAATTTGGAGGTAAAATAAGCCTTTCTATGAATACTTTTGGGAAAAATGAGCGTATCGCTATACAAAATTGCCCTAATTTATTGCCTAATGTGCAAAAAGTTATTGCAAAACTTCCTTTATATCTTGAAGAAAAGATTTTGAGTCATAAACTTTATGCGGTAAATTTTTTAGGTGGGGAAGAAGTGATTATGACAATGATTTATCATAAAAATCTTGATTCTCTTTGGCAAGATCAAGCCAAAAAATTAGCCCAGATTCTTAAAATTTCTATTATTGGAAGATCAAGGAATCAAAAAATTATTATTGGCACAGATCTTTTGTCTACAAAAATAAATATTTATCAAAAAGAGCTTTTTTATTTGCATCAAGAAGGGAGTTTTTCTCAGCCTAATCCCTTTATCAATCGCAAAATGCTTAATTTTGTAATTCAAGCAATTTTACCACATCAC encodes:
- the trmA gene encoding tRNA (uridine(54)-C5)-methyltransferase TrmA, producing MNCEHFEICGGCQVKEDYITQLQQKSQKFKELFGFFPDEVFSSPETGFRARAEFRLHREKLSNGEFGGKISLSMNTFGKNERIAIQNCPNLLPNVQKVIAKLPLYLEEKILSHKLYAVNFLGGEEVIMTMIYHKNLDSLWQDQAKKLAQILKISIIGRSRNQKIIIGTDLLSTKINIYQKELFYLHQEGSFSQPNPFINRKMLNFVIQAILPHHKKDLLEMYCGSGNFTIALAPYFDKVFATEVVKSALPLLEINAKNNGVKNLYSARLSGMESIEALSFKRDFFRLKHVDLKQFNFSHILIDPPRSGIGDVKMLEFIQNFSVIVYISCNPFSLKKDLEVLLQSHRITKSAIFDQFPYTYHMECALILEKRF